In one Bufo gargarizans isolate SCDJY-AF-19 chromosome 11, ASM1485885v1, whole genome shotgun sequence genomic region, the following are encoded:
- the LOC122921433 gene encoding olfactory receptor 5G3-like — protein MELFNQSTSSRFILLGLSTVPYLKVIGFLSFLVIYLITLLANLLLIIVVRINPKLETPMYFFLVNLSFIDICFSTTVVPKLLYNTLAKDRSISLLECAVQMQFHLAFGCTECVILAVMAYDRFAAICKPLHYNAIMSWKNCICLATVSWTIGLINSILHVIYTFQMSFCNRHVNHFFCEVPPFLQISCSDTWLHEVAMYISAGTIGMVSFFLTLISYIHILSTVFKISSSHERYKVLSTCASHITVVTIYYGTLMILYLRPHSRSFPNVDNSVSILYSAVTPMLNPIVYSVRNKDVKNTLRQIFVK, from the coding sequence ATGGAACTGTTTAACCAGTCGACTTCAAGCAGATTTATTCTTCTCGGTTTGTCCACTGTTCCGTACTTGAAGGTCATTGGTTTCCTTTCCTTCTTGGTAATTTATTTGATAACATTGTTAGCAAACCTTCTACTGATCATCGTGGTGAGAATTAATCCAAAGCTCGAGACTCCCATGTACTTTTTTCTTGTGAATCTCTCCTTCATTGACATTTGCTTCTCTACCACTGTGGTCCCTAAACTCTTATATAACACGTTGGCCAAAGACAGGAGCATCTCTCTACTAGAATGTGCTGTTCAGATGCAATTTCATTTGGCTTTCGGGTGTACAGAGTGTGTCATACTTGCAGTCATGGCCTATGATAGATTTGCTGCCATCTGTAAACCGTTGCACTACAATGCCATCATGAGCTGGAAGAACTGTATATGTCTGGCTACTGTGTCATGGACCATTGGCCTCATTAACTCTATATTACATGTGATCTACACCTTTCAGATGTCCTTCTGCAACCGCCATGTCAACCACTTTTTTTGTGAGGTACCCCCATTTTTACAAATATCCTGCAGTGATACTTGGCTCCATGAGGTAGCTATGTATATTTCAGCAGGGACCATAGGTATGGTATCCTTTTTCTTGACCTTGATTTCATATATTCATATTCTTTCCACCGTCTTCAAGATCAGTTCTTCTCATGAAAGGTACAAAGttctctccacatgtgcctccCACATTACTGTGGTGACTATCTACTATGGGACCCTTATGATTCTGTATTTACGTCCACATTCCCGGTCCTTTCCAAATGTAGACAATTCTGTCTCCATCCTCTACTCAGCCGTGACACCCATGCTAAACCCCATCGTCTACAGTGTCCGAAATAAAGATGTCAAAAACACTTTAAGACAGATTTTTGTTAAATAG